In Deinococcus radiotolerans, the genomic stretch GCACGAGCTGACCGGGCATTTCAAGCCGCAGGCCGAGCAGATCAGGGCCGTCCAGCAGGGCACCTTCGCGCCGGACGTGGCCACCGAGATCGAGAAGGTCCTGCGGGCCGACCTGCTGGTGTTCTCCTTCCCGATGTGGTGGTTCTCGCTGCCCGCCCTCCTGAAAGGCTGGGTGGACCGCGTCTTCGCGATGGGCGTCGCGTACGGTGGCCGCGTCGGCCGCTTCGAGACGGGCGGCTTCCGGGGCCGGCGCGCCCTGCTGCTCTTCACCACCGGCAGCACGGAGGACATGTTCGGCCCGGGCGCGCGGGACGGCGAGATGGACGTCATCCTGTTTCACATCCAGCACGGCATGTTCCACTTCGTCGGGTATACCGTGCTGGCGCCCATCGTGAGTTTCAGTCCGGTCCGTCACACTCCGGAGGAACGCGGCGCGCAGCTCCGGCAGGTGCACGAGGCCTTCTCGACCCTGAACGGCCGGCCTGTCCTGACCTGGACGACGGGGTCCGCGGCGCCCACCCCCTGAACGCCACCCGTCCGGTCAGACTGCGGCGGGTGACAGGCCTGTCGCCGCGCCTGCCTATGCGCCCGGCGCGCTGTGGCACAGTGAACGCATGGACGACCCCAGGGAGTGGCTGCGCCCCGCGCCCGATGGCAGCTGGCCGCTGGAGGCCCTGCTGGACGGCGCGCCCGACCTGATCTTCTTCGTCAAGGACCTCCACGGGCGGTACGTCAGCGTCAACGA encodes the following:
- a CDS encoding NAD(P)H-dependent oxidoreductase, with product MPHALIVHAHPEPDSFCSAQMREAARALQAQGYTVEISDLYAMNWNPALGPDDFKHELTGHFKPQAEQIRAVQQGTFAPDVATEIEKVLRADLLVFSFPMWWFSLPALLKGWVDRVFAMGVAYGGRVGRFETGGFRGRRALLLFTTGSTEDMFGPGARDGEMDVILFHIQHGMFHFVGYTVLAPIVSFSPVRHTPEERGAQLRQVHEAFSTLNGRPVLTWTTGSAAPTP